The Gemmatimonadaceae bacterium genome includes a window with the following:
- a CDS encoding alkaline phosphatase family protein, with amino-acid sequence MSARVFARALARALASALAIISLVGCARGSATRAPAPSSSVAAANAGAGATRRAIVVSFDAFNERRVVETIDSTRIPAIRALFREGACAASAQPHFPSVTAAGHASIWTGTYGATHGISANAHLRLPASQHTILETANGFTVEGLRAEPIWITAASAGLTVFGHHVTQAPGVPGYRTNDGEPADTFAAARARAVAALASERLGVLNGYNRTLFSMRLLTRRDVQLTEARGWGAWRATPGEVALEFSVPLSEEDPAARERRFHVLLRLWPAADTAQLFAAFERSLAQAVRVTPHAEEREPPRGRALARHFSAPLTLQLPTGERASMRLRLFSLSARDTSFTLFVPGVQLPEANRVDVNNAYDAANPGWVGNSAAWMWEAGLLGPTLAESGDGKAELRWLESAELLTRTFMEGAAWGWSTRKPRLMLDYFPLGDDTDHTLWGLVDPRVPAHDTLVARRAAAVRARLWELVDMRLTALMQLVRRTPGTRLFVTGDHGMRATWRLFRPNVALREAGLLAVDGAGRIDLSRTVAASPNGYWISVNRVGRRGGIVPADSVAAVKGAVRRALWAARDEWGRAVVTRVFDAADVGAEALGIGGAAGGDIYYEVADGLSWNAQATGSVVFDAKRPVGTHGYPSTAADMQTVFCQWMPGEGASHGAPARLTDVSPAVRRWLGVADR; translated from the coding sequence GTGTCCGCGCGCGTGTTCGCGCGGGCGCTCGCACGCGCGCTCGCGTCGGCGCTCGCGATCATCTCACTCGTCGGGTGTGCGCGCGGGAGTGCGACGCGCGCGCCGGCGCCGTCGTCGTCCGTCGCCGCTGCCAACGCGGGCGCGGGAGCGACCCGGCGCGCCATCGTCGTCTCGTTCGATGCCTTCAACGAGCGGCGCGTGGTGGAGACCATCGACTCGACGCGCATCCCGGCCATCCGCGCGCTCTTTCGCGAGGGAGCGTGCGCGGCGTCGGCGCAGCCGCACTTCCCGAGCGTGACGGCTGCCGGCCACGCGTCCATCTGGACGGGGACGTACGGCGCCACGCACGGCATCAGCGCCAACGCGCACCTGCGCCTACCGGCGTCGCAGCACACGATCCTGGAGACGGCGAACGGCTTCACGGTCGAGGGGCTGCGCGCCGAGCCGATCTGGATCACCGCGGCGTCGGCTGGGCTCACCGTCTTCGGGCATCACGTGACGCAGGCGCCGGGCGTTCCCGGCTACCGCACAAACGATGGCGAGCCGGCCGACACCTTCGCGGCGGCACGCGCGCGCGCCGTGGCCGCGTTGGCCAGTGAGCGGCTGGGGGTGCTCAACGGCTACAACCGCACGCTGTTCTCGATGCGCCTCCTCACGCGGCGCGACGTGCAGCTGACGGAAGCGCGCGGGTGGGGTGCTTGGCGCGCCACGCCGGGCGAAGTCGCGCTCGAGTTCAGCGTCCCGCTCTCGGAAGAGGACCCCGCGGCGCGGGAGCGGCGCTTCCACGTGTTGCTGCGCCTGTGGCCGGCGGCCGACACGGCACAGCTCTTCGCCGCCTTCGAGCGCTCGCTGGCGCAGGCGGTGCGCGTGACGCCGCACGCGGAGGAGCGCGAGCCGCCGCGCGGTCGAGCGCTGGCGCGCCACTTCTCGGCGCCGCTCACCTTGCAACTGCCGACCGGCGAGCGTGCCTCGATGCGCCTGCGCCTCTTCTCGCTCTCGGCGCGCGACACGTCGTTCACGCTCTTCGTCCCCGGCGTGCAGCTGCCGGAGGCCAACCGTGTGGACGTCAACAACGCCTACGACGCGGCCAACCCCGGTTGGGTGGGGAACTCGGCGGCCTGGATGTGGGAGGCTGGGCTGCTGGGGCCCACGCTGGCCGAGAGCGGCGACGGCAAGGCCGAGCTGCGCTGGCTGGAGAGCGCCGAGTTGCTCACGCGCACCTTCATGGAGGGGGCGGCGTGGGGGTGGAGCACCCGCAAGCCACGCCTCATGCTGGACTACTTCCCGCTGGGCGACGACACCGACCACACGTTGTGGGGGCTGGTGGATCCACGCGTGCCGGCGCACGACACCCTGGTGGCGCGGCGCGCGGCCGCGGTGCGCGCTCGGCTGTGGGAACTGGTCGACATGCGGCTGACGGCGCTGATGCAGTTGGTGCGGCGCACGCCGGGGACGCGCCTCTTCGTGACCGGCGACCACGGGATGCGCGCCACCTGGCGCCTCTTTCGCCCAAACGTTGCGCTGCGCGAGGCGGGGTTGCTGGCGGTGGATGGGGCGGGGCGCATCGACCTCTCGCGCACGGTGGCGGCGTCGCCTAACGGCTACTGGATCTCGGTGAACCGCGTGGGGCGGCGGGGTGGGATCGTGCCGGCGGACTCGGTGGCGGCGGTGAAGGGGGCGGTGCGGCGCGCGCTATGGGCGGCGCGCGACGAGTGGGGGCGGGCGGTGGTGACGCGCGTCTTCGACGCGGCGGATGTCGGCGCAGAAGCGCTGGGGATTGGCGGGGCGGCCGGAGGCGACATCTACTACGAAGTCGCCGACGGCTTGTCGTGGAACGCCCAGGCCACGGGGAGCGTGGTGTTCGACGCGAAGCGCCCGGTGGGGACGCACGGCTACCCGTCCACCGCCGCCGACATGCAGACCGTCTTCTGTCAGTGGATGCCGGGCGAGGGCGCGTCGCACGGCGCGCCGGCGCGCCTCACCGATGTGTCGCCCGCGGTGCGCCGCTGGCTCGGCGTCGCCGACCGGTGA
- a CDS encoding MCE family protein, with protein sequence MKRRDEVLVGIFTTAAIAVIIVGALWLARGGLSSGYPLYSRFPWGSGLKQGQPVWLAGVTAGFVDDVDLDPNGTVVVTYRLRKEYKVPKGTKATVVANGFFGDMAIALTPDGATTEAFAPGDTIPLGIAPTGLAALTARADTITNGVNVLLGNARMEMVDSGGIREMRQALAATNRLVVQLAQIAALQSRELQSTLVTVRSRAAAIDSLQVDSTVRSLRAASANMATLTGELKSTTDRLNTVLGKVEKGDGTAAMLLNDPGLYQDLRRVLTRMDSLTADFKKNPKRYINLEIF encoded by the coding sequence ATGAAACGGCGCGACGAAGTACTCGTGGGCATCTTCACCACGGCGGCCATCGCCGTGATCATCGTGGGCGCGCTCTGGCTGGCGCGCGGCGGCCTGTCGTCGGGGTATCCGCTCTACTCCCGCTTTCCGTGGGGATCGGGGCTCAAGCAGGGGCAGCCGGTCTGGCTGGCCGGGGTCACCGCCGGATTTGTGGACGATGTGGACCTGGACCCCAACGGCACCGTCGTGGTGACGTATCGCCTGCGCAAGGAGTACAAGGTCCCCAAGGGGACCAAGGCGACGGTGGTCGCCAACGGCTTCTTTGGCGACATGGCGATTGCCCTCACGCCGGACGGCGCCACGACCGAGGCGTTCGCGCCGGGTGACACGATCCCGTTAGGCATTGCGCCCACGGGGCTCGCCGCGCTCACCGCCCGCGCCGACACCATCACCAACGGCGTCAACGTCCTCCTGGGGAACGCGCGCATGGAGATGGTGGACTCGGGCGGGATTCGCGAAATGCGGCAGGCGCTGGCGGCGACCAACCGGCTGGTGGTGCAGCTGGCGCAGATCGCCGCGTTGCAGTCGCGCGAGCTGCAATCGACGCTGGTCACGGTGCGCTCGCGCGCCGCCGCCATCGACTCGCTGCAGGTCGATTCGACGGTGCGCTCGCTGCGTGCCGCTTCGGCAAACATGGCAACGCTCACCGGCGAGCTGAAGTCGACCACCGACCGCCTCAACACGGTTCTTGGCAAGGTCGAGAAGGGCGACGGCACGGCGGCAATGCTGCTCAACGACCCTGGGCTCTACCAGGACCTGCGCCGCGTGCTGACGCGCATGGACTCGCTCACCGCCGACTTCAAGAAGAACCCGAAGCGCTACATCAACCTCGAGATCTTCTAG
- a CDS encoding ABC transporter permease codes for MITSPMHGTHRHTAEFPVVQRTGIRFFRSVGHVGMEAMADLGERVYFLRDVLRAFANEWRTYLPLTAAQMRRIGVDSLPLTAIVAAFIGSVIALQTRYQLFPGVQLSVVGLISRQMIILELGPLLTGLVLTGRVGARMTAEIGTMRVTEQIDALETLSYDPVAYLVVPRVIAATLMLPFLVIFANAIGVTTAAFTAMTATDVTWQQFSEGLRMSYTFFQIGYSLIKATIFGTAIAFLCSFEGYITDVGAEGVGRSTAKAVVVTSVAILVLDALTASLLANQLQG; via the coding sequence GTGATCACGTCGCCCATGCACGGGACGCACCGCCACACGGCGGAATTCCCGGTGGTGCAGCGGACGGGGATCAGGTTCTTCCGCTCCGTCGGGCACGTGGGGATGGAGGCGATGGCGGACCTGGGCGAGCGCGTGTACTTCCTGCGCGACGTGCTGCGGGCCTTCGCGAATGAGTGGCGGACCTACCTCCCGCTGACGGCGGCGCAGATGCGGCGCATCGGCGTCGACTCGCTCCCGCTCACCGCCATCGTCGCCGCCTTCATCGGGTCGGTCATCGCGCTGCAGACGCGGTACCAGCTCTTTCCCGGCGTGCAGCTGTCGGTGGTGGGGCTCATCTCGCGGCAGATGATCATCCTCGAGCTGGGGCCGCTCCTCACCGGGCTGGTCCTCACCGGGCGCGTGGGGGCGCGCATGACGGCGGAGATCGGGACGATGCGCGTCACCGAGCAGATCGACGCGCTGGAGACACTGTCGTACGATCCCGTGGCGTACCTCGTGGTCCCGCGCGTGATCGCGGCAACGCTGATGCTCCCGTTCCTCGTGATCTTTGCCAACGCCATCGGCGTGACCACGGCGGCCTTCACGGCGATGACCGCCACCGACGTCACGTGGCAGCAGTTCTCCGAAGGGCTGCGGATGTCGTACACGTTCTTCCAGATCGGCTACTCGTTGATCAAGGCCACGATCTTCGGGACGGCCATCGCCTTTCTCTGCTCGTTCGAGGGCTACATCACCGATGTCGGCGCCGAGGGGGTGGGGCGCTCGACCGCGAAGGCGGTCGTCGTCACCTCGGTCGCCATCCTGGTCCTCGACGCACTGACGGCCTCACTCCTCGCCAACCAGCTCCAGGGATGA
- a CDS encoding LptF/LptG family permease — protein MMRWFLRPLDGYVMGEWTKIFFSTALGFPLIVTIFDLTDNIDKYLNRNLTPNAIALSYLYWIPDNMFMVLPAAVLFATVFSIGAFTRHSEITAAKASGISFHRLVIPILAGSVVAAAMALGLGELAPSTNKTRSELLQETRFTNGNERFNFTFAAELGRVYKASLLNVERAYMEGVEIERKGNEGSDKYPTYIVAAREANYKPVGWALKDGTMHVVTGAGRNVSFKFDSLRDRHMAESPVQLMASSKAPSDMGYEELGRYIQALERSGSDVNVLRVDRALKLAIPVTCLIIALFGAPLATSNQRGGAAYGIGLSLGTTVVFLIMIQLTKAVGGKGVFSPEMAAWVPNVVFGILGLIMLARVRT, from the coding sequence ATGATGCGCTGGTTCCTGCGCCCGCTCGACGGCTACGTGATGGGTGAATGGACGAAGATCTTCTTCAGCACGGCGTTAGGCTTCCCGCTCATCGTCACGATCTTCGACCTCACGGACAACATCGACAAGTACCTCAACCGCAATCTCACGCCCAATGCGATTGCGCTGAGCTACCTGTACTGGATTCCCGACAACATGTTCATGGTGTTGCCGGCGGCCGTGCTCTTTGCCACGGTTTTCTCCATCGGCGCCTTCACGCGCCACAGCGAGATTACCGCGGCCAAGGCCTCGGGGATCTCGTTCCACCGACTCGTCATCCCCATCCTGGCAGGGTCGGTCGTGGCCGCCGCGATGGCGCTGGGGTTGGGCGAGCTGGCGCCGAGCACCAACAAGACGCGCAGCGAGCTGCTGCAGGAAACGCGCTTCACCAACGGCAACGAGCGCTTCAACTTCACCTTTGCCGCCGAGCTGGGGCGCGTGTACAAGGCGTCGCTCCTCAACGTGGAGCGCGCGTACATGGAAGGGGTGGAGATCGAGCGCAAGGGGAACGAGGGGTCCGACAAGTACCCGACCTACATCGTCGCAGCGCGCGAGGCCAACTACAAGCCGGTGGGGTGGGCGCTCAAGGACGGGACGATGCACGTCGTCACGGGGGCTGGGCGCAACGTCTCCTTCAAGTTCGACTCGCTGCGCGACCGGCACATGGCCGAGTCGCCGGTGCAGCTCATGGCCTCGTCCAAGGCGCCGAGCGACATGGGATATGAGGAACTTGGGCGCTACATCCAGGCGTTGGAACGCTCGGGGAGCGACGTCAACGTCCTCCGCGTCGACCGGGCGCTCAAGCTCGCGATCCCGGTCACCTGCCTCATCATCGCGCTCTTCGGCGCACCGCTCGCCACCAGCAACCAGCGCGGCGGGGCGGCGTACGGCATTGGCCTCTCGCTCGGCACCACGGTCGTCTTCCTCATCATGATCCAGCTCACCAAGGCGGTCGGCGGCAAGGGCGTCTTCTCCCCCGAGATGGCGGCGTGGGTACCCAACGTCGTCTTCGGGATCCTCGGCCTCATCATGCTGGCGAGGGTGCGCACGTGA
- a CDS encoding LptF/LptG family permease yields MKIIHKYVLREHAGPLVFALSALTSLMLLNYVAKQLGNLVGKGLPWNVILEFFALSLPFTVAMTLPMAVLVSVLYAFSRLASENEITALKANGVSMGRLLVPVVIAGALLSISMVAFNDQVLPRTNHRLRTLQGDIARKKPTFAIKEQIINEVAPNRYFLRTIHLDRETNGLREVTIYDLSDPMRRRTIYADSGVMAFADGGSDLELTLYSGFMQEVPKETPSQLQRLYFKVDLIRVAGVANAFSRDSNDTYKSDREMSVCELQSEVSRYERDFFRSLDDYKRADSAFKKDPKGTVVINLISPMSVPGATKERSRVRSLGRSYCDAMAALQRVSAKGMRMAGAWRPLPKAVEFLAPRQLLAATVQGQQQQQQQQQQQQQQQQPPPKPKVDTVRAGRDSVKRDSLRRDSVTKTGATDSVQAPPVVEMDPAARMIDSLRRRDEELLRRGAGGAQPDSAAAAAAAAGVPPNSGNPMLAPSAGGGAMPQPAAMAMETARSQMLTAREQMNQFAVEIQKKFAISMACVIFVLLGAPIALRFPRGGVGLVIGVSLGVFGLYYVGLIAGEALADRAILTPFWAMWSANILFFLVAVVLLSRMGRETATSRGGDLSELFEAMRGLFRRRRGEAA; encoded by the coding sequence GTGAAGATAATCCACAAGTACGTCCTTCGAGAGCATGCCGGGCCGCTGGTCTTTGCCCTCTCGGCGCTCACGTCCCTCATGCTGCTGAACTATGTGGCCAAGCAGTTGGGGAACCTCGTGGGCAAGGGCTTGCCGTGGAACGTGATCCTCGAGTTCTTCGCCCTCTCGCTCCCCTTCACCGTCGCCATGACGCTGCCCATGGCCGTCCTGGTCTCGGTGTTGTACGCCTTCTCGCGCCTGGCCTCGGAGAACGAGATCACCGCGCTCAAGGCCAACGGGGTGAGCATGGGGCGGCTCCTCGTCCCCGTGGTGATCGCCGGCGCGCTGCTCTCGATCTCGATGGTCGCCTTCAACGACCAGGTCCTCCCGCGCACCAACCACCGCCTCCGCACGCTCCAGGGCGACATCGCGCGCAAGAAGCCGACGTTCGCCATCAAGGAACAGATCATCAACGAAGTGGCGCCCAACCGCTACTTCCTGCGCACCATCCACCTCGACCGCGAGACCAACGGGCTGCGCGAGGTCACCATCTACGACCTGAGCGACCCGATGCGCCGGCGCACCATCTACGCCGACAGCGGCGTCATGGCGTTCGCCGACGGCGGTTCCGATCTCGAGCTGACGTTGTACTCGGGGTTCATGCAGGAGGTGCCGAAGGAGACGCCGTCGCAGCTGCAGCGCCTCTATTTCAAGGTCGACCTGATTCGCGTGGCTGGTGTGGCCAACGCCTTCTCGCGCGACTCGAACGACACGTACAAGAGCGATCGCGAGATGTCGGTCTGCGAGCTGCAATCCGAGGTGTCGCGCTACGAGCGCGACTTCTTCCGCTCGCTCGACGACTACAAGCGCGCCGACTCGGCGTTCAAGAAGGACCCCAAGGGGACGGTCGTGATCAACCTCATCTCGCCGATGAGCGTTCCCGGAGCCACGAAGGAGCGCTCGCGCGTCAGGTCGCTGGGGCGCAGCTACTGCGATGCCATGGCCGCGCTGCAGCGCGTGTCGGCCAAGGGGATGCGCATGGCCGGGGCGTGGCGACCGCTCCCGAAGGCTGTCGAGTTCCTGGCGCCGCGCCAGCTACTGGCGGCCACCGTGCAGGGGCAACAGCAGCAACAGCAGCAGCAACAGCAGCAGCAACAGCAGCAACAACCCCCGCCCAAGCCCAAGGTCGACACGGTGCGCGCGGGGCGCGATTCGGTGAAGCGCGATTCACTGCGGCGCGATTCGGTGACGAAGACGGGCGCGACAGATTCGGTGCAAGCGCCACCGGTGGTCGAGATGGATCCCGCCGCGCGGATGATCGACTCGTTGCGGCGTCGCGATGAGGAGTTGCTGCGGCGTGGGGCTGGGGGAGCGCAGCCGGATTCGGCAGCCGCGGCCGCCGCGGCGGCTGGTGTCCCTCCCAACTCGGGGAATCCCATGCTCGCCCCGTCGGCGGGGGGTGGCGCCATGCCGCAGCCGGCAGCGATGGCGATGGAGACGGCGCGCTCGCAGATGCTCACCGCGCGCGAGCAGATGAATCAGTTCGCGGTGGAGATCCAGAAGAAGTTCGCGATCTCGATGGCGTGCGTGATCTTCGTCCTGCTGGGGGCGCCGATCGCGCTCCGCTTTCCGCGCGGCGGTGTGGGGCTGGTGATCGGGGTGAGCCTCGGCGTCTTTGGGCTGTACTATGTGGGGCTCATTGCCGGCGAGGCGCTGGCCGACCGGGCCATCCTGACGCCGTTCTGGGCCATGTGGTCGGCCAACATCCTCTTCTTCCTCGTGGCGGTGGTCCTCCTGTCACGCATGGGGCGCGAGACGGCGACGTCGCGCGGCGGTGACCTGTCCGAGCTGTTCGAGGCGATGCGCGGTCTCTTCCGGCGCCGCCGGGGCGAGGCCGCATGA